A single Aminobacterium mobile DSM 12262 DNA region contains:
- a CDS encoding TRAP transporter permease — MFFKKKTQEDLTPEEKLKALNEKFEKKRNLTGIAAKLCSILAICMSLYHMYSSGVHMLPQFQHRAIHLAFALALTFLIFPATDKQKNKVPLWDIAAIIFSIAVGAYLCLDYMNIVFRMGDPFTRDIVIGAIMIVLVLEATRRTMGWPLVIVAVAFLLYAFLGHLIPGTLGHRQYEVSRVIEHMFLTSEGIYGVAIYVTATFVFIFILLGSFLTETGGAQAFIDLAFSITGRFRGGPAKAAVVASGLMGTISGSSFANVAGTGTFTIPLMKSVGYTPEFAGGVEASASTGGQIMPPIMGAAAFIMAEMTGVPYGQLIVHAAIPAILYYVAVFIMVDMEAAKLGLHGMNKSELPVFSKVFKDGAFLLLAPLSIVYMLLAGYSPIKASVTAVLIVIITSSFRKSTRLTLTSFLRALDLGARGSLSVIAACAVAGLIVGTVTLTGLGLKFADFIIVLSRGQLYPALILTMVASIIMGMGMPTTALYIILGSMVAPALVKMNVPIVAAHLFIFYFGCMASVTPPVALSSYLAAAIAKADSVKTALQGLKLSSSAFILPFIFALSPRILLLDTTIGAATVATVTATIGVVALSACLEGYLIGSLSLPLRLVSGVAAILLIDPGLIGDLFGLVLLSTILLYQLITKKKKLASKDEVNFLE; from the coding sequence ATGTTTTTCAAGAAAAAAACACAGGAAGATCTTACTCCTGAAGAAAAGTTAAAAGCTCTGAACGAAAAATTTGAAAAAAAGAGAAACCTCACAGGCATCGCGGCTAAACTTTGCAGCATCTTAGCTATATGCATGTCTTTATATCACATGTATTCTTCAGGGGTTCACATGCTGCCCCAGTTCCAACATAGAGCTATACATCTAGCCTTCGCACTGGCACTAACTTTTTTAATTTTCCCTGCAACAGACAAGCAAAAAAATAAAGTCCCGCTTTGGGACATTGCCGCTATCATTTTCAGTATAGCTGTAGGTGCCTACCTTTGCTTAGACTATATGAACATCGTATTCCGCATGGGAGACCCGTTTACAAGAGATATTGTTATAGGAGCCATTATGATCGTGCTTGTCTTAGAAGCTACCCGCCGAACCATGGGATGGCCCCTCGTTATAGTAGCTGTAGCCTTCCTCCTCTACGCTTTTTTGGGGCATCTTATACCTGGCACATTAGGACACCGTCAGTATGAGGTAAGCCGGGTTATAGAACACATGTTCTTAACAAGCGAAGGAATTTACGGCGTCGCCATATACGTTACAGCAACGTTTGTATTCATCTTCATCCTTCTCGGCTCTTTCCTTACAGAAACAGGCGGAGCTCAGGCCTTTATAGACCTGGCATTTTCAATTACAGGACGTTTTCGCGGAGGGCCAGCTAAAGCAGCAGTAGTCGCAAGCGGCCTTATGGGAACTATTTCTGGCAGTTCCTTTGCAAATGTAGCTGGAACAGGAACATTCACCATACCCCTTATGAAAAGCGTAGGATACACGCCTGAGTTCGCTGGAGGAGTTGAGGCCTCAGCCTCTACAGGCGGACAAATTATGCCTCCCATTATGGGGGCTGCTGCTTTTATTATGGCCGAAATGACAGGAGTTCCTTACGGTCAGCTTATCGTCCATGCCGCTATTCCCGCTATTTTATACTATGTTGCCGTTTTTATTATGGTGGACATGGAAGCTGCAAAACTCGGGCTTCATGGGATGAACAAAAGCGAACTTCCCGTTTTCTCAAAAGTCTTTAAAGATGGAGCCTTTCTCTTGTTAGCTCCCCTCAGCATCGTCTATATGCTCTTAGCCGGATATTCGCCTATAAAAGCATCTGTCACAGCGGTGCTGATCGTTATCATAACCAGCTCTTTCAGAAAATCCACACGACTCACTCTTACATCTTTCCTGCGAGCTCTTGACCTAGGAGCACGAGGATCTCTCAGTGTTATTGCAGCTTGCGCCGTAGCAGGCCTTATTGTAGGAACCGTCACTTTAACAGGCTTAGGCCTCAAATTCGCCGATTTCATTATCGTATTGTCACGAGGGCAACTTTACCCGGCCCTTATCCTGACAATGGTGGCATCTATTATTATGGGAATGGGCATGCCTACTACAGCACTTTACATTATTTTAGGATCCATGGTAGCCCCTGCCCTCGTAAAAATGAACGTTCCAATAGTGGCCGCTCACCTTTTCATCTTCTACTTCGGATGCATGGCATCTGTTACGCCTCCTGTAGCTCTGAGTTCCTACCTCGCAGCAGCTATTGCAAAAGCTGACTCTGTAAAAACAGCTCTGCAAGGCCTGAAACTTTCTTCTTCAGCCTTTATTTTGCCCTTCATCTTCGCCCTGTCTCCCAGAATATTATTACTCGATACAACAATTGGAGCAGCTACCGTCGCTACTGTTACTGCCACAATAGGTGTTGTAGCTCTTTCCGCTTGCCTGGAAGGCTACCTTATAGGGTCTCTTTCTCTTCCCTTACGACTTGTATCTGGAGTAGCAGCAATACTCCTCATAGATCCCGGCTTGATTGGGGATCTTTTCGGCCTGGTTCTGTTATCAACTATTCTTTTATATCAATTAATTACAAAAAAGAAAAAACTTGCATCTAAAGACGAGGTGAATTTTCTTGAATAA
- a CDS encoding DUF1850 domain-containing protein: MRKRIIFVSLFFSNTALLTYFLFFCPVFLLDIRNYETGQVLYTHKIPAGYSFATSIRHSVHLTPVYEYYQVHKDGRIHVVATKLQDLGWGVPSTCAATIYFKDNFLVLSGLDIPLDFLPFRISYIAEPRLFLDSGQREIPLYKYFNDMERMDISVEKITYLQYLRRGESDVFQEKNTGRSYS; the protein is encoded by the coding sequence ATGAGGAAAAGAATCATCTTTGTGAGCCTCTTTTTTTCAAACACAGCACTCTTAACCTATTTTCTTTTCTTTTGTCCTGTTTTCCTTTTGGACATAAGAAACTACGAGACAGGTCAAGTTCTATACACGCATAAAATACCTGCAGGATACTCTTTTGCCACGAGTATTCGGCACTCAGTCCATTTAACACCTGTTTACGAGTATTACCAAGTGCACAAAGATGGCCGTATCCATGTGGTAGCAACAAAGTTACAAGATTTGGGATGGGGGGTCCCTTCTACGTGTGCCGCGACTATTTACTTCAAGGATAACTTTTTAGTTCTCTCAGGTCTCGACATCCCCTTAGATTTTCTTCCTTTCAGAATAAGCTATATAGCTGAACCTCGCCTGTTCCTAGATAGCGGACAAAGGGAAATACCTTTATATAAGTACTTTAACGACATGGAACGCATGGATATATCCGTTGAAAAAATAACGTATCTTCAGTATCTGAGACGAGGTGAATCCGATGTTTTTCAAGAAAAAAACACAGGAAGATCTTACTCCTGA